The nucleotide sequence AGAATTGTTGACCATGCCCAACATACAAGCCGTGAAGGAATCTACCCGCGATATCTCGAACATCACGCGGATCAAAAATAGATTTGGCGACCGCTTAAAAGTGTTGACAGGCGTTGACACTTTAGGGCTGGAAAGCGTTCTTATGGGTGCGGACGGCTGGGTTGCCGGACTGGTCTGTGCCTTTCCTGCAGAAACTGTAGCCATTTATAGCTTGGCAAAAGCTGGAAAAATTAAGGAAGCATTGGCCATATATAGATGGTTTTTACCATTATTGGAACTGGACATCAACCCTCAGTTGGTACAAAATATAAAATTGGCCGAAGTAGCTACAGGCATAGGAACTGAGCAAGTAAGGGCCCCTAGACTACCTCTTCAAGGCGAGGAAAGAAAAAAGGTATTGAAAATAATTGAAGAAGGGATAAAGACAAGGCCAACCCTTCCTGAGTATAAACCAGAATTGGTTTAACCTAATTATAACATAAAAAACTTTCTAAAGTGTTACTTTAGTCAAGGAAATTCAAGCTCATCTGAGCGTATAATTATAACAGATTCACAATGATTACAGGGAAAAACTATATTGGAGTAGATACATCGGCCAAGAACAGTAGAACATATTCAACTTTCAATCCAAAATTAAATAAACCTACGGAATGGATTTTCCATGAGGCTTCCCAAGAAGAGGTAAATGCCGCTGTAGACAAGGCGGCACTTGCATTTGAAACCTATGGCAAATTTCCAGACGCCAAAAAAGCCGAATTTTTAAAGGCTATTGCCAGTGAAATTGAAGCCTTGGGTGATGAATTGATTTCGGTTTATGTCCAGGAATCCGGATTACCTGAAGGTAGGGCAAAAGGGGAGCGAGGAAGAACTATGGGACAACTACGGGCTTTTGCTACCTTGTTGGAGGAAGGTTCTTGGGTAGAGGCCACTATAGATACCGCACAACCAGATAGGGAACCATTGCCAAAAGTAGACATCAGAAAAATGCTGCTTCCCATTGGCCCCATTGCAGTATTTGGCGCCAGTAATTTTCCATTGGCCTTTTCCACTGCCGGGGGAGATACCGCCAGTGCCTTGGCTTCTGGCTGCCCTGTAATTGTAAAAAGTCACCCAATGCATGCCGGCACAGGAGAGTTGGTAGCCTCGGCCATTGCTAAAGCAGCAAAAAAGACGGGGATGCCGGATGGTGTTTTCTCCAACCTAAATAGTAGAGATTCTGAGGTAGGACAATTATTGACCATGCACCCAAAAGTAAAAGGGGTAGGTTTTACAGGGAGTACCAATGGAGGTATGGCCCTTTATAAATTGGCCTCGCAAAGAAAAGAGCCGATTCCGGTATTTGCCGAGATGGGCAGTATTAACCCAGTAGTGGTGCTATCCTCAGCCTTGGAACAAAAAAGCTCCGAATGGGCTTCGCAATACGCGGGTTCCATTGTATTGGGAGCTGGACAATTTTGTACTAATCCAGGACTTATAATAGGGATAAAAGGACAGGCCCTCGATGGTTTTATAGCCAACCTTGGCAAGGAAATAGAAAAACTGGAGCCTACTTGCATGTTACACCCCAACATTTACGAAGGTTACGAAAAAGGTAAAAAGGAATTGTCTTCCCAGCCCAAAACAGCGGAAGTGGCTGCTTATAAAGGTGAAACTGCCCCTAATTTCGGTGAACAAAAAATATTGACCGTTGCTGCGCAAGACTTTTTGGACAATCCCGTGTTACATAAGGAGGTTTTTGGTCCGTTTTCAATTGTTGTACAATGCCAGGACAAAGCGGAATTGGTTACCGTAATCCAGCATTTGGAAGGACAGTTAACAGGAACTATTCTAGGGACGGAAACCGAGATAAAAACGAGTCCAGAGGTAGTGAGCGCTTTGGTAAATAGGGTAGGGCGTATAATCTTTAACGGGGTCCCCACCGGAGTGGAAGTTTGCCCGTCAATGATGCATGGCGGCCCATTTCCTTCCACTACGGACAGCAGGTTCACCTCCGTTGGAACTTCGGCCATAAGACGATGGGTCAGGCCAGTATCTTTCCAAAGTTGGCCCGAAGAAATATTACCGGATGCCTTAAAGAATAATAATCCTTTGGACATTATGAGGCTAGTAAACGGTGAGCACAGCAAACAGAAGATTTAGACTAATGCCCAGAAAGACTTTTTTTTGTGTGGATGCCCATACCTGCGGTAATCCCGTTAGGGTAGTTGCAGGGGGAGGACCTAATCTCCTTGGCGCGGACATGAGCGAAAAACGCCAACATTTTTTAAAGGAGTACGATTGGATTAGGAAAGGACTAATGTTTGAACCCCGCGGCCATGACATGATGAGCGGAAGTATTTTTTTCCCGCCTTCCGATCCGGCCAACGATTTTGGCATCCTGTTTATAGAAACCAGTGGTTGTCTCCCCATGTGCGGACATGGTACCATAGGTGCAATTACCATAGGGATAGAGGAAGGGCTACTTTCTCCAAAAGAGCCAGGGAAAATAAGAATGGAAACTCCAGCGGGCTTGGTAAATATTGAATATCAACAAACCGGCAAAAAGGTGGATTGGGTAAAGTTGACCAATGTTAAATCATACCTTGCCGCGTCCGATCT is from Arenibacter algicola and encodes:
- a CDS encoding aldehyde dehydrogenase (NADP(+)) encodes the protein MITGKNYIGVDTSAKNSRTYSTFNPKLNKPTEWIFHEASQEEVNAAVDKAALAFETYGKFPDAKKAEFLKAIASEIEALGDELISVYVQESGLPEGRAKGERGRTMGQLRAFATLLEEGSWVEATIDTAQPDREPLPKVDIRKMLLPIGPIAVFGASNFPLAFSTAGGDTASALASGCPVIVKSHPMHAGTGELVASAIAKAAKKTGMPDGVFSNLNSRDSEVGQLLTMHPKVKGVGFTGSTNGGMALYKLASQRKEPIPVFAEMGSINPVVVLSSALEQKSSEWASQYAGSIVLGAGQFCTNPGLIIGIKGQALDGFIANLGKEIEKLEPTCMLHPNIYEGYEKGKKELSSQPKTAEVAAYKGETAPNFGEQKILTVAAQDFLDNPVLHKEVFGPFSIVVQCQDKAELVTVIQHLEGQLTGTILGTETEIKTSPEVVSALVNRVGRIIFNGVPTGVEVCPSMMHGGPFPSTTDSRFTSVGTSAIRRWVRPVSFQSWPEEILPDALKNNNPLDIMRLVNGEHSKQKI
- a CDS encoding dihydrodipicolinate synthase family protein, with amino-acid sequence MQIKWEGVMPAVTTKFTKEDTLDLEMFEINIKAQLKAGVSAIILGGTLGEASTLTDDEKKILIQETVRIVDGNIPVIINIAEQTTKGAIEAASKAKKYGASGLMMLPPMRYKANDFETVTYFKEVAKSTDLPIMIYNNPVDYGIEVTLDMFEELLTMPNIQAVKESTRDISNITRIKNRFGDRLKVLTGVDTLGLESVLMGADGWVAGLVCAFPAETVAIYSLAKAGKIKEALAIYRWFLPLLELDINPQLVQNIKLAEVATGIGTEQVRAPRLPLQGEERKKVLKIIEEGIKTRPTLPEYKPELV